In Pseudomonas lalkuanensis, the following are encoded in one genomic region:
- a CDS encoding DUF3203 family protein — MIVSIDLDRGLCSLLLNSHLVELPIHQVVVGTDEALDAPVIHCVDGDAVISDAQARMLIGVGARDARKQPPGNCGTKG; from the coding sequence ATGATCGTGAGCATCGACCTGGACCGTGGCCTGTGCAGCCTGCTGCTCAACAGCCACCTGGTTGAGTTGCCCATCCACCAGGTGGTCGTCGGCACCGACGAAGCCCTCGACGCACCGGTGATCCACTGCGTGGATGGCGACGCCGTGATCAGCGACGCCCAGGCGCGGATGCTGATCGGCGTCGGCGCCAGGGACGCGCGCAAACAGCCGCCCGGCAACTGTGGGACGAAAGGCTGA
- a CDS encoding sensor histidine kinase, giving the protein MSALSVIRDRYAIGKTGDSPPPQFNLLRWFSLVSLVVIASVAIGLGIISTRFVVTESIERDAMLSSQFIQSIASAEIRHVALPPSMTMGELLDARQDGHHPQSMLEARQRARNEFLDHIAMLPDALLANIYGADRVIVWSTNPALVGRDMSGNDDLELAFSSPQQVATSYDEVTGGRSEQKFLRAPRTLFIENYIPLLDEQGNVASVVEIYKEPRDLVQRIQRGFVLIWLATAIGGGLIYFGLFWIVRRAQGLLAQQQSQLIANETFVALGEMSSAVAHSLRNPLASIRSSAELAQELVAPPVQKNIADIISQVDRMSKWVRELLISARPLSGDVEVVEPVAVISEALHGFDQQIRHSGVRVEFHAEAAPAVVSHRVLLAQVLNSLFANAIEAMPNGGLLRIEVKPDSSGKRLLLAITDTGQGMTRKQETMAFKPYYTTKQGGLGVGLVMVKRIMERFGGKVSLTSREREGTRICLNFKVAGGRR; this is encoded by the coding sequence ATGAGCGCTCTGTCGGTGATCCGGGATAGGTACGCGATCGGCAAGACCGGCGATTCCCCGCCGCCGCAGTTCAACCTGTTGCGCTGGTTCTCGCTGGTCAGCCTGGTGGTGATCGCCAGCGTGGCCATCGGCCTTGGGATCATCTCCACGCGCTTCGTAGTGACCGAGAGCATCGAGCGCGATGCGATGCTCAGCTCACAGTTCATCCAGTCCATCGCTTCGGCTGAAATCCGCCACGTGGCGCTGCCGCCGAGCATGACCATGGGCGAGTTGCTGGACGCCCGCCAGGACGGCCACCACCCGCAGAGCATGCTGGAAGCGCGGCAGCGGGCGCGCAATGAATTCCTCGATCACATCGCGATGCTGCCCGATGCCCTGCTGGCCAATATCTACGGCGCCGACCGGGTGATCGTCTGGTCCACCAACCCGGCGCTGGTGGGGAGGGACATGAGCGGCAACGACGACCTGGAGCTGGCGTTCTCTTCGCCGCAGCAGGTGGCCACCAGCTACGACGAGGTCACCGGCGGGCGCAGCGAGCAGAAATTCCTCCGCGCCCCGCGCACCCTGTTCATCGAGAACTACATCCCGCTGCTGGACGAGCAGGGCAATGTGGCGTCGGTGGTGGAAATCTACAAGGAACCCCGCGACCTGGTGCAGCGCATCCAGCGCGGCTTCGTGCTGATCTGGCTGGCCACTGCCATCGGTGGCGGGCTGATCTACTTCGGCCTGTTCTGGATCGTGCGGCGCGCCCAGGGGCTGCTGGCCCAGCAGCAGAGCCAGCTGATCGCCAACGAGACCTTCGTCGCCCTCGGCGAGATGTCTTCCGCCGTGGCCCACAGCCTGCGCAATCCGCTGGCGTCGATCCGCTCCAGCGCCGAGCTCGCCCAGGAACTGGTGGCGCCGCCGGTGCAGAAGAACATCGCCGACATCATCAGCCAGGTGGACCGCATGTCGAAGTGGGTGCGCGAGCTGCTGATCTCGGCGCGGCCGCTGTCCGGCGACGTCGAGGTGGTGGAGCCGGTGGCGGTGATCAGCGAGGCACTGCACGGTTTCGATCAGCAGATCCGTCACTCCGGCGTGCGGGTGGAGTTCCACGCCGAGGCGGCGCCGGCGGTGGTCAGCCACCGGGTGCTGCTGGCGCAGGTGCTCAACAGCCTGTTCGCCAACGCCATCGAAGCCATGCCCAACGGCGGCCTGCTGCGCATCGAGGTCAAGCCCGACAGCTCCGGCAAGCGCCTGCTGCTGGCCATCACCGATACCGGCCAGGGCATGACGCGCAAGCAGGAAACCATGGCCTTCAAGCCCTACTACACCACCAAGCAGGGCGGCCTCGGTGTCGGGCTGGTGATGGTCAAGCGGATCATGGAGCGCTTCGGCGGCAAGGTCAGCCTGACCAGCCGCGAGCGGGAAGGCACGCGCATCTGCCTGAACTTCAAGGTCGCCGGGGGGCGCAGGTAA
- a CDS encoding sigma-54-dependent transcriptional regulator, which produces MEHSVLIVEDDELLAGNIQTYLERKNFEALVCHSAEEALELLQDQLPDVLLTDNSLPGMSGHELIREVSARAPQIKPIMMTGYGNIEDAVQAMKAGAFHYLTKPVALAELKMLLEKALEAQRLEHKLDFYHSRAAQDAGLAALIGDSPAMLEVKSMVRRLLDAESRMAEAELPAVLIEGETGTGKELIARALHFDGARGKGPFVEFNCASIPAHLLEAELFGHEKGAFTDAKDRRLGLVEAADGGTLFLDEVGEMDLVLQAKLLKLLEDRTIRRIGSVKERKVNLRIISATNCNLEQMVQQGKFRRDLFFRLRIISIRVPRLYARGDDILLLARHFLKQHGKRYGKPGLQFCAEAEHLLQSYSWPGNVRELRNMLEQTVLLAQGQLVTAAQLHICPTLVDEPAGHYRTHGNGQGAEPEAERDMVVRMLDKTDWNVTKSARLLGLTRDMLRYRIEKLGLVRPDRRH; this is translated from the coding sequence ATGGAACACAGCGTATTGATTGTCGAAGACGACGAGCTGCTGGCCGGGAATATCCAGACCTACCTCGAGCGCAAGAACTTCGAGGCCCTGGTGTGCCATTCGGCCGAAGAGGCGCTGGAGCTGTTGCAGGACCAGCTGCCCGATGTGCTGCTCACCGACAATTCCCTGCCGGGCATGAGTGGCCATGAGCTGATCCGCGAAGTGAGCGCCCGCGCGCCGCAGATCAAGCCGATCATGATGACCGGCTACGGCAACATCGAAGACGCGGTGCAGGCGATGAAGGCCGGAGCCTTCCACTACCTGACCAAGCCGGTGGCCCTGGCCGAGCTCAAGATGCTGCTGGAAAAGGCCCTGGAGGCACAGCGCCTGGAACACAAGCTGGACTTCTACCACAGCCGCGCGGCGCAGGACGCCGGGCTGGCGGCGCTGATCGGCGATTCGCCGGCGATGCTGGAAGTCAAATCCATGGTGCGTCGGCTGCTGGATGCCGAGAGCCGCATGGCCGAAGCCGAGCTGCCGGCGGTACTGATCGAAGGCGAGACCGGCACCGGCAAGGAACTGATCGCCCGCGCCCTGCACTTCGACGGCGCGCGGGGCAAGGGGCCCTTCGTCGAGTTCAACTGCGCCTCGATTCCCGCGCACCTGCTGGAGGCCGAGCTCTTCGGCCACGAGAAGGGCGCCTTCACCGATGCCAAGGATCGCCGCCTGGGCCTGGTGGAGGCCGCCGACGGCGGCACCCTGTTCCTCGACGAAGTGGGCGAGATGGACCTGGTGCTCCAGGCCAAGCTGCTCAAGCTGCTGGAGGACCGCACCATTCGCCGCATCGGCTCGGTGAAGGAGCGCAAGGTCAACCTGCGCATCATCAGCGCCACCAACTGCAACCTCGAACAGATGGTGCAGCAGGGCAAATTCCGCCGGGATCTGTTCTTCCGCCTGCGCATCATCTCCATCCGCGTACCACGGCTGTATGCGCGCGGCGATGACATCCTGCTGCTGGCCCGGCATTTCCTCAAACAGCACGGCAAGCGCTACGGCAAGCCGGGGCTGCAGTTCTGCGCCGAGGCCGAGCACCTGCTGCAGAGCTACAGCTGGCCGGGGAACGTGCGCGAATTGCGCAACATGCTGGAGCAGACCGTGCTGCTGGCCCAGGGGCAACTGGTGACCGCGGCGCAGCTGCACATCTGCCCGACCCTGGTGGACGAGCCTGCCGGCCACTACCGCACCCACGGCAATGGCCAGGGCGCCGAGCCTGAGGCCGAGCGGGACATGGTCGTCAGGATGCTCGACAAGACCGACTGGAACGTCACCAAGTCCGCCCGCCTGTTGGGCCTGACGCGGGACATGCTGCGCTATCGAATCGAAAAACTGGGCCTGGTGAGGCCGGATCGCCGCCACTGA
- a CDS encoding oxidoreductase, with amino-acid sequence MRTWFITGASRGFGALIAAQALAAGDAVIATARKPEDVVARLGDHPNLLAVRLDVTRESEAHEAVAEGIKRFGRIDVLLNNAGYGILGAVEETSAQEVERIYATNVFGLLNVTRAVLPHMRRQRSGHVINISSLGGYQSYYGWGVYGSTKFAVEGISEALHQELAPLGVKVTVVEPGFFRTDFLDEQSLVKTALELADYDETVGAMRRFAEGANHAQPGDPSKFAGAILTLVNATNPPQRLALGSDAVQRIADKHCLVEGEVAAWKALSLSTDIEA; translated from the coding sequence ATGCGTACCTGGTTCATCACTGGAGCTTCCCGTGGTTTCGGCGCCCTCATCGCAGCACAGGCCCTGGCGGCCGGTGATGCGGTAATCGCTACCGCCCGCAAGCCGGAAGACGTCGTTGCCCGCCTGGGCGACCATCCCAACCTGCTGGCCGTGCGCCTGGACGTGACCCGCGAAAGCGAGGCCCATGAGGCGGTGGCCGAGGGCATCAAGCGCTTCGGCCGCATCGATGTGCTGCTCAACAACGCCGGCTACGGCATTCTCGGTGCCGTGGAGGAAACCAGCGCGCAGGAAGTGGAGCGCATCTATGCGACCAACGTCTTCGGCCTGCTCAACGTCACCCGCGCCGTGCTGCCGCACATGCGTCGCCAGCGTTCCGGCCATGTCATCAACATCTCCTCCCTGGGCGGCTACCAGTCCTACTACGGCTGGGGTGTGTACGGCTCCACCAAGTTCGCCGTGGAAGGCATCAGCGAAGCGCTGCACCAGGAACTGGCGCCGCTGGGCGTGAAGGTCACGGTGGTGGAGCCAGGCTTCTTCCGCACCGATTTCCTCGATGAGCAATCCCTGGTGAAGACCGCCCTGGAGCTGGCGGACTACGACGAAACCGTGGGCGCCATGCGCCGCTTCGCCGAGGGCGCCAACCATGCCCAGCCGGGTGATCCGAGCAAGTTCGCCGGTGCCATCCTGACGCTGGTGAACGCCACCAACCCGCCGCAGCGCCTCGCCCTGGGCAGTGACGCGGTGCAGCGAATCGCCGACAAGCACTGTCTGGTGGAAGGCGAAGTGGCGGCCTGGAAAGCGCTGTCCCTGTCCACTGACATCGAGGCCTGA
- a CDS encoding response regulator transcription factor — protein MQSRTQPIRVMLIDCRPLVLMGLHDLINARKPRMEVCGQASTYAHALDRADQLRPNVIFFSFFPDALDPLDVISLLARRHEMKVLLLKGLYEAVPVARAIDAGARGVVLAEDPTESIIRAIIKVHHRDIGLDRAWAGGLSNYSAAGQVRVNADPERARYSQLTLRERELIRAIVGDPSAKYMCIAARLGISEHTVHNHLSSIYHKLNLINRVDLLMYALKHGLASGGEPPDSTWVEMD, from the coding sequence ATGCAATCCCGCACTCAACCGATACGCGTGATGCTGATCGATTGTCGTCCCCTCGTCCTGATGGGCCTCCACGACTTGATCAATGCCAGAAAGCCACGGATGGAAGTGTGCGGCCAGGCCAGTACCTATGCCCATGCGCTGGATCGTGCCGATCAGCTGCGCCCGAATGTCATTTTCTTCAGCTTCTTCCCGGATGCCCTTGATCCGCTGGACGTCATCTCGCTGCTCGCCCGCAGACACGAGATGAAGGTGCTGCTGCTCAAGGGGCTGTACGAGGCAGTTCCCGTTGCCCGTGCGATAGACGCCGGTGCCCGTGGCGTCGTGCTGGCGGAGGACCCGACGGAGTCGATCATCCGCGCCATCATCAAGGTTCACCACCGCGATATCGGGCTGGACCGGGCCTGGGCCGGTGGGCTATCCAACTATTCCGCGGCCGGACAGGTACGCGTGAATGCAGACCCGGAACGTGCGCGGTACTCGCAGTTGACCCTGCGCGAAAGGGAGCTGATTCGCGCCATCGTGGGCGACCCGTCCGCCAAGTACATGTGCATCGCCGCGCGCCTGGGCATCAGCGAGCACACGGTGCATAACCATCTCAGCAGCATCTATCACAAGCTGAACCTCATCAATCGCGTCGACCTGCTGATGTACGCGCTGAAGCACGGGCTCGCCAGCGGTGGCGAGCCGCCGGATTCCACCTGGGTGGAAATGGACTGA